The Pirellulales bacterium genomic interval TCGCCTGGCGCGCGCGGGGCCGCGGCAGGCGCGGCCGCGGTGGCAGATAGGCCGTGTTAGGCCGAAGGCCGGCGGCAGTGCTGATAGGCCAGGATCACCTCGTAAAGGTCGGTGGAGATGGTGATCTCGTCGTCGGCAAAGTCGCGCAGCCAGGTGCGCTCGCTGCGGACCGCGTCGGCCAGCAAGGGGAAGATTTCGCCCACGCGGGCCCGCACGGTGTTCTCGTCGTCGGCGGTCGCGGTGGCGGCAGTCGAGCTGCTTTCGGGACCATAATACACGCGCAAGCGGCATCGTGCCATGAATCGCTTCCTTACCTACTGGCTGTGGCATGCAAAGACGGCGCATTCGCAAACGCCCGCCGTCTCCGAGGGCGTGCCACCTGTATCGACAAGAAGCAACCTGCGGATTGAGCCATTTATCTGGAACTTGCCCTTTGATCGGGAAACAGCGAAAATGCGCAATCTATAGAGGCCCGCCGCGTCGTGCGGCAGCCGGCACCGGCCGCAAACCGGCCGCTTTTCACTGGCCGCTAATAAACCCCTAACACTCCGCCATTACCCTGCTTACTGATTCAAACCAAGGCGTTGGGCGATAACGAGGAGTATCTTGGTGATTCGCAGCTCATTATTCGTTCGCGGCCTGCTGCTGATGGGCCTGGCTCTCGGCTGTTCTCAACAGACGAAGACATCCGCTCCCCGGCAGCCGTCACCGTCGACCGCCGAGGCGCCACAAAACGAGAGTGCCAAGAGCGACGGCGTGGCCTCCGCCGGACCTTCGGAGAACGAGCCGGCCATTTCTGTGCCTCGTTCCGCCGGCCCGTCCGTCGTCAGCGTCGACGAAAACCTACCGAAATATGAATCCGTCGAGGGTGTTTCGGGCACGATCAAGAGCATCGGCTCGGACTCGATGAACAACCTGATGGCGTTCTGGACGCAGGGCTTCCAGAAGTTCTACCCGAACGTGCAAGTCGAGGTGGAAGGGAAAGGGTCATCGACCGCTCCGCCTGCCTTGATCGCCGGCACCGCCAACTTCGGGCCGATGAGCCGCGAAATGAAGAACAAGGAACTTGGCGAGTTTGAGGCCAGATATGGCTATAAGCCGACCGCCTTGAAGACCAGCATCGACATGCTGGCGGTTTATGCTCACAAAGACAATCCCATCAAGGGCCTGACGCTGCAGCAGATCGACGCCGTGTTTTCCAAGAACCGCAAGGGCGGCTACCCGGAAGACATCAGCACCTGGGGCCAGCTTGGCCTGACCGGCAAATGGGCCAAGCAGTCTCTCAGTCTTTACGGCCGCAACTCGGCGTCGGGCACGAACGGCTATTTCAAAGAACACGCCCTGTTCGGCGGCGACTACAAGGATTCGGTCAAGCAATTGCCCGGCAGCGCCTCGGTGGTGCAAGCCATCGCCACGAACCCCAATGCCATCGGATACAGCGGCATTGGGTACATGACGGCCGACGTGCGGGCGGTGCCCCTCTCGGCCGAAGACGACGAGGATTTCGTGCCCGCCGAGCCGGAAAACGGATTCAATGGGTTGTACCCGCTCAGCCGTTACCTGTACCTTTATGTCAACTACGAACCGGGCAGCGAGCTCGATCCTCTGCGACGCGAATTCATCCGTTTTGTCTTCAGTCGCGAGGGCCAGCAGGAAGTGATCAAGGACGGCTACCTGCCGGTCGACAGCAAGACGGCCGTAAGCGCGCTGCAGTCGATGGGTCTGAACCCTGAACCCTGAACCCTTTCCTGTGCCGACGACGTTTACAGGCCGCACGCGACAGCGCCGCACCAAATGGACGGTGCGCGCGGCCGACACGTTCGCACACGGATTGATTGTCGCCGGCGGCATCGGCACCATCGTCGCCGTGTCGATGGTTTGCTTGTTCCTGGTTTGGTCGGTGCTGCCGCTGTTCGAATCGGCAACCATCGAATCGCGGGCCGAGCATGCGTCTGGCTGGCCGCAAACGCCCGTGTCTCTCGCGGTCAACGAACATGGCGTTGCGGGTTGGGCGCTGTTGCCCGACGGCGAGATCGACTTTTTCCGCCTCGATGCGGGGCACGAAGCCCAATCGGTCGCTCGACGAAAACTCAGCGACGGCGCAGCGTTTACTTGTGCCTCGTCGCAACTCAACGACGACCGAATGGCCTTTGGGTTTGCCGACGGAAGCGTGCGCCTGGGCACGGTGGAGTTTCACACGGCGTTTGTGCCGCAACGCGAAGTCAGCGAGCAACTGCGGCACTTGGATGTCGGCGACGCCACGGTCAGTAACGAGTCGGTCGTCGAACGGGCGGCGGAGAATCAGTTCCGGCGGCACCAACTCGCCGTCGATCTCCAGCAACCGGTCAATATCTCGCCCGCCGCCATCGAGCTGATCGATGTCGCTTGGCGTTCCACCAGCGCCGTGGTGGGGAGCTACGCGGCCGACGGAAAGATCCGGCTCAGCGTGCTCAAGCCGCTTCGGGTGCCGCAGGCCCAGCAGCCCGCTTTCAAAACCCACACACTCGAATTGCCGCCTCCGGCCGCGGGCCATCGCCACAAGCCGTTGGCGCTGTTCGTGTCGGGCGTGGCCGACAACTTGTTTGTCGCCTGGCAAGACGGCACGCTCCTGCGATACGACCTGCAAAGCCTTCTGAAGCCTCGCATCGCCGAAGAAATCGACCTCCTCTCCCAGCCGGGCGAGCAACTGACCGCCGTCGACATGCTCGTCGGCAAGGCGACGCTGGTGGCGGGCGACAGCAGCGGCAACGTTCACGGCTGGTTCCGTGTCAATAAGACCGATGCCTCGGAGGACGGCGATGTTCCAGCGGCTGCGTCGAGGATGGTGGCCGCACACCTGCTTGAAGGCCCCGGGGCCGCGGTCACGTCGCTGGCCCCCAGTCCGCGCAGCCGCGTGTTGGCCGTCGGTTATTCCGACGGCAGCGGGCGATTGTTCTATGTGACCAATGATGCCCTGCTCGCGGCGCCGCTGGCCCCGCACGAGCAACCGCTTTCGCGCCTGGCGCTTTATCCTCGCGATGATGGCCTGCTCGGCGTCGCGGGCAACCAGCTCGAACTGGCCCGCTTCGATGTGCCCCATCCCGAAGTCACGCTCTACTCGCTGTTCATGCCCATTTGGTATGAAGGCTACGACGCCCCTTCGCACGAGTGGCAATCGTCGGGCGGCACCGACAATTTCGAGCCGAAGCTCGGCATGACCAAGCTGGTGTTCGGCACGTTCAAGGCCACGCTTTATTCGCTGTTGATAGGCGTGCCGCTGGCGCTGTTGGCGGCGGTCTACACCAGCGAATTCCTGCACAAGAAAGCGCGTGCCCGCATCAAGCCCACCATCGAACTCATGGCCAGCCTGCCCAGCGTCGTGCTCGGTTTTATCGCGGCGCTGGTGCTGGCGCCGATCATCGAGCGCGTGCTCCCCACGATCCTGGTGGGCATTGCCATCGTGCCGCTGACCTTGCTCACCGCCGCCTTCGCCTGGCAATTGCTGCCGAAAGTTTGGCGAGTGCGACTCAATCCCTGGCGATTCACGGCCATGTGCCTTACGCTGCCGCTGGGCGTTTGGCTGGCCACGGTGCTCGCCAGGCCCGTTGAACGGCTCCTCTTTTCCGGCGACATCATGCTCTGGCTTTCGGGCCGCGTGGGCAGCGGCACGGGCGGCTGGCTGCTGATGCTGCTGCCCATGTCGGCCTTGGTCAGCGCCTGGGTTCTGGCCCACTATGTGAATCCCTGGCTGCGGTCGCGATCGGCGGAGTGGGGAGACGCGAAGACGGCTGCGATCGAGATGGCCAAGTTCCTGGCCGGCAGCCTCGCGTCTTTCTCGTTCGCGCTGGCCTTGTCCTGGACGCTGACGGCGGCCGGTTTCGATCCTCGGGGCACGTTCGTCGGCACCTACGAGCAGCTTAACGCGCTGGTGGTCGGCTTTGTGATGGGCTTCGCCGTGATACCGATTATCTATACGATCGCCGAAGACGCGCTGTCGACCGTGCCCGAACACCTCCGCTCGGCCTCGCTGGGCGCCGGAGCGACGCCTTGGCAAACCGCCGTCCGCATCATCATTCCCACCGCCATGAGCGGGCTTTTTTCGGCTGTGATGATCGGCCTCGGCCGAGCGGTCGGCGAGACGATGATCGTGCTGATGGCGGCCGGCAACACGCCCGTGCTCGATTGGAACGTCTTCAACGGCTTCCGCACGCTGTCGGGCAACATCGCCGAAGAGTTGCCCGAAGCGGTCAAAGACAGTACGCACTATCGCACGTTGTTCCTGGCGGCCCTCGTGCTGTTCGCGCTCACATTCGTGTTGAACACCATTGCCGAGCAGGTTCGCCAGCGGTTCCGCAAGCGGGCCTTTCAACTATGAGCATCCCTGCCATCACTCCCGCCGTGGAACCGAACAGCGTGCCGCCGCGCACCGCCGTCGGAACGCGTCCCATGCGCCGCAAGGCGCGCACGCCGCTGAGCGCGCACGGGGAGCCGATGCTCTGGCTGACCGGCGGAGCCCTGGCCATCGCCCTGGTGATGATTGTCGTCTTGTTGGGCTTTATCTTCTTTCAAGGCATCTCGACGTTCTGGCCGGCGCCGCTGGTGCAGCTTCGCTTGCGCGACGGTCGAACGGTCCTGGGCGAAGTGACGCGGCGCGAAACCTTCCGGCCTGAAGAGCCGTTCTATGCCACGCTCGAAGGGCCGTTGGCCGGTGAGGTAAGGGCGCAAGTGGTGGCCGCGGGCGGAGTCACCGATCGCGAGCTGCTCAGAACCGGCAATTTCGAATTGACCAACACGCACTTCCAATGGGTCAGCGATGTGCTCATCGAGCGCCAAGTTGAGCCGCCCTGGGCGTTGCTGCTGGAGCGACTGAGTTGGGGCCGTTTCTATGGCTTTCCCGCGCAATTCTTGACCGACGGCAAGGTCGTGGCCGACACGCCCGAAGCGATCTGGGATGAATTTCAAGAACGGCACGGCGAGGTGCGTGAGCGCTGGCAGCGCCGCCGCGACTTGGAAGCGCAAATCGGCCGCGTCAACGATTCGTTGGAAGATGCCCGCCTGGAATTGCGGGGAATCGAGCTGCGCGGCGGCAAAGACACGCCCGAATGGACCGCCGAGCGGCGGCGCCTGGAAGTGATACAAGCACGGGCCGATCGAAGCCTGGCCGAGATCCAGCCCAAGATTCAGGCCATCGTCAAGCAAAACAACCGGCACCAATTGGTGCTCTCCACGGCCGACGGGCAAACGGCGCAGCTCGCGCTGGCCGACATCGTGCGCGCGGTGCCCGCCAACCAGCTCGGCTTCGGCGGCAAGTTGCAGGTTTATCTCTCGCGCTGGTGGGAGTTCCTCACCGACGATCCGCGCGAAGCGAACAGCGAGGGAGGCGTTTATCCGGCGATCTTCGGCACCGTGCTCATGACGCTCTTGATGACGCTGGCGGTCGTTCCGTTTGGCGTCCTGGCGGCGCTCTATCTGCGGGAGTATGCACGCGGCGGCGCGATCGTGTCCGCCGTTCGCATCGCCATCAACAACCTGGCCGGCGTCCCCAGCATCGTGTTCGGAGTGTTTGGTCTGGGCTTCTTCTGCTATATCGTGGGCGGGTTCATCGATCGTGGACCGAGTCGACCTTGGCAGCCCGGACCTTGGTTTGGCGGCGCGGCCCTGCTGGTGGTCGTCACGATGGCCGCGGTGGTGCTTTCATGGCTCAGTCTCCGGCCGGGGGCCCAAGGTCGGAAGCTGCTCGGACCGTCGGCGCTGGTCCTCTGGCTGGGCACTGCGGCGTTGACCGTCGTGGTGCTGGCCCAGACGCCGTTTTTCCACGGCTTCTTTGCGGCCCGCGCCGCGGCCGGCAGCCCGACCTATGGCAAAGGCGGCTTGATCTGGGCCTCGTGTACGCTGGCGTTGTTGACCCTGCCGGTCGTCATCGTGGCCACCGAAGAGGCCTTGGCGGCCGTGCCGCGGTCGATGCGCGAAGGCTCCTATGCTTGCGGGGCGGGTAAGTGGCAAACCATCCGCCGGATTGTGTTGCCGCGGGCCATGCCCGGCATTATGACCGGCATGATCCTGGCGATGGCCCGCGGCGCCGGCGAAGTGGCCCCCTTGATGCTGGTGGGTGCGGCCAAATTGGCGCCCAAGTTGCCGCTCGACGGCGTAGCGCCCTTCTTGCACCCGCAGCGCAGCTTCATGCATCTGGCGTTTCAGGTGTTCGATCTCGGTTTTCAAAGCCCGAACAGCGAGGCGGCCAAGCCGATGGTCTTCACCACCACCTTGCTCTTGATCGCGATCATTGCCATGTTGAACCTGTCGGCGATTTGGCTGCGCGGCCGGTTGAGCCGCCGTTTTATGACCACACACTTTTAGATGAGGGATGAGGGTTGAGAGATCAGGGATGACGAAAGGAGGCATTAGGCGTTGGGCGTTAGGCTTTAGGCACGATCTTCAAATCGTACCCCAACGCCTAACGCCTAACGCCTAACGCCTAGCGCCCAACGCCTAATGCCCCTCATCCCTCATCTCTCATCTCTCATCCCTGATCCCTCCCTATGAGCATCCCCAGTTCCTCAGTTCCGTCGCCCCGAACGAACCGCTCCGCCGAGCAGGCGAATAAAGCACGCAAGCTCGGCATCACGGGCCGGCTCGACGCGATCGCGCGCGGCGAACCGGTCCCGGTGGAAACGCATCCCACGGTCCTTAACGAGGATCCGGTGCTGGAGATCGACGGTTTCTGCCTCTGGTACGGGCAAAAGCAGGCCCTGTTCGACGTCTCGATGCCGATTCCACGCGGCAAAGTCACCGCGCTCATCGGGCCTTCCGGCTGCGGCAAGTCAACCCTGTTGCGGAGCGTCAATCGCCTCAACGACCTGATCGACAATGTGCGCGTCTCAGGCGACATGCGTCTCAACGGCGACACGATTTATCACACGCGCGTGGACGTGATCGAGCTGCGCAAGCGGATGGGCATGGTCTTTCAAAAATCGAATCCCTTCCCCATGAGCATCTTCGAGAACGTCGTCTATCCCTTGCGCATCGACGGCGAGCGCGACCGCGGCGTCTTGGAAGACGTTTGCATGCGCAGCCTGCAAGGAGCGGCGCTGTGGGACGAGGTCAAGGACCGTTTGCACGAGAGCGGCCTGAGCCTGTCGGGCGGGCAACAGCAGCGATTGTGCATCGCACGGGCCATCGCCGCCGAGCCCGAGGTGCTGCTCATGGACGAGCCTTGTTCGGCGCTCGACCCCATCGCCACCGGCAAGATCGAAGACCTGATTCGCGAGCTGCGCGGCTCGTATTCCATCCTGATCGTGACCCACAACATGCAGCAGGCCTCGCGCACCAGCGACTACACGGCCTTCATGTACCTGGGCCGCGTGCTCGAATATGGGCCAACGCAGGACATCTTCACCAAGCCCTGTCTGAAAGACACCGAAGACTACGTGACCGGGCGGTTCGGCTAAACGCCGCGAGCGGCCTTGCCGCGTGAGCCTACCAAATTGTCAAAGAGCCGCGGCGACGCTTGAGCGTCGCGCTGCCCGACTCGTCACGAACGGGCGGCGACGGACCGCCGCCCTCGTCTCATCTTCGCCAGGCGATGTGTTGGCAGCGGCCGGACCGGGCGGTCCGGCCGTCTTGCCGCCGGCGAATTACCGTTGCGGAAAAACAATTACCGTTGTCAAAAACAAAAATCGTCTCAGCAGAATGCTTGCTCTAAAGCCATTGCACCAAACAGGTTGCGGCGATGCCAATCGGGCCTTCCGAAACGTGCCCGCAACCATAAATCTAGGGGGTATGGGTGATTTTGGATTCTCGATTTTGGATTTTGGATTGGCGGTCGCCGTCGCTCATTTTTCTGTCGGGTAATCTTTCTGTCATTCCTCTCGTTCTACCGCACGGCTGGCTTGGCATGGATCCAACTTTTCCACCCCGCGCGAAGATTTCGTCGGCCGCTCGCGTCGGCCAACCGCTGGCTCCGTTCGTCATTGGTGCTTTGCCCGTTCCCGCTGTTCTACCTCCTGACTGGCTTGGAGGCAGCCGAACGTACACGTGCGCAACAATTCGGCACCGCCGCCGGAAACGGGCGGCCTGGGACCGCGATACGCAAAAATCCCGTGTTTCATCGGCTTTCGCAAATTTGCGCAAGCCGATCGGCACTGGCGGCCGCGCGAGGCCGCTGCTCAATTCTTAGGCACGGCTGACACTCTGCCAACCACTAACCCCTAACCCCTAACCATCGGCCCGCTTTTTTGCCGTCTGCCAGCAATACGGTTGGCGACCGCCAAAAAATCCCGCCGCAGGCTGTTTCATTCTCCTTTTTCCGCTGAAGATGATGCCGGCGGCGCGGGCCTTCGGTTCCCGACCGCCGATCCGCTCGCGGAGCGAGCGGGCTACGTAGCCCGCTTGCTCCGCAAGCGGGAGGGCGGTCGGGAAACGGCGGCCCGCTGCCGGAAGCGGTTGTTGGGCGCGTCGTTTGTAGACTGCCAACGTACACCTCCGCCGGGCAAGCCGGCGGCATCCGCTCGGAACCAACACATTCTTGTGTTCTATCTCGCGA includes:
- the pstB gene encoding phosphate ABC transporter ATP-binding protein PstB, whose translation is MSIPSSSVPSPRTNRSAEQANKARKLGITGRLDAIARGEPVPVETHPTVLNEDPVLEIDGFCLWYGQKQALFDVSMPIPRGKVTALIGPSGCGKSTLLRSVNRLNDLIDNVRVSGDMRLNGDTIYHTRVDVIELRKRMGMVFQKSNPFPMSIFENVVYPLRIDGERDRGVLEDVCMRSLQGAALWDEVKDRLHESGLSLSGGQQQRLCIARAIAAEPEVLLMDEPCSALDPIATGKIEDLIRELRGSYSILIVTHNMQQASRTSDYTAFMYLGRVLEYGPTQDIFTKPCLKDTEDYVTGRFG
- a CDS encoding phosphate ABC transporter substrate-binding protein, whose protein sequence is MIRSSLFVRGLLLMGLALGCSQQTKTSAPRQPSPSTAEAPQNESAKSDGVASAGPSENEPAISVPRSAGPSVVSVDENLPKYESVEGVSGTIKSIGSDSMNNLMAFWTQGFQKFYPNVQVEVEGKGSSTAPPALIAGTANFGPMSREMKNKELGEFEARYGYKPTALKTSIDMLAVYAHKDNPIKGLTLQQIDAVFSKNRKGGYPEDISTWGQLGLTGKWAKQSLSLYGRNSASGTNGYFKEHALFGGDYKDSVKQLPGSASVVQAIATNPNAIGYSGIGYMTADVRAVPLSAEDDEDFVPAEPENGFNGLYPLSRYLYLYVNYEPGSELDPLRREFIRFVFSREGQQEVIKDGYLPVDSKTAVSALQSMGLNPEP
- a CDS encoding ABC transporter permease subunit, with amino-acid sequence MPTTFTGRTRQRRTKWTVRAADTFAHGLIVAGGIGTIVAVSMVCLFLVWSVLPLFESATIESRAEHASGWPQTPVSLAVNEHGVAGWALLPDGEIDFFRLDAGHEAQSVARRKLSDGAAFTCASSQLNDDRMAFGFADGSVRLGTVEFHTAFVPQREVSEQLRHLDVGDATVSNESVVERAAENQFRRHQLAVDLQQPVNISPAAIELIDVAWRSTSAVVGSYAADGKIRLSVLKPLRVPQAQQPAFKTHTLELPPPAAGHRHKPLALFVSGVADNLFVAWQDGTLLRYDLQSLLKPRIAEEIDLLSQPGEQLTAVDMLVGKATLVAGDSSGNVHGWFRVNKTDASEDGDVPAAASRMVAAHLLEGPGAAVTSLAPSPRSRVLAVGYSDGSGRLFYVTNDALLAAPLAPHEQPLSRLALYPRDDGLLGVAGNQLELARFDVPHPEVTLYSLFMPIWYEGYDAPSHEWQSSGGTDNFEPKLGMTKLVFGTFKATLYSLLIGVPLALLAAVYTSEFLHKKARARIKPTIELMASLPSVVLGFIAALVLAPIIERVLPTILVGIAIVPLTLLTAAFAWQLLPKVWRVRLNPWRFTAMCLTLPLGVWLATVLARPVERLLFSGDIMLWLSGRVGSGTGGWLLMLLPMSALVSAWVLAHYVNPWLRSRSAEWGDAKTAAIEMAKFLAGSLASFSFALALSWTLTAAGFDPRGTFVGTYEQLNALVVGFVMGFAVIPIIYTIAEDALSTVPEHLRSASLGAGATPWQTAVRIIIPTAMSGLFSAVMIGLGRAVGETMIVLMAAGNTPVLDWNVFNGFRTLSGNIAEELPEAVKDSTHYRTLFLAALVLFALTFVLNTIAEQVRQRFRKRAFQL
- a CDS encoding ABC transporter permease subunit → MSIPAITPAVEPNSVPPRTAVGTRPMRRKARTPLSAHGEPMLWLTGGALAIALVMIVVLLGFIFFQGISTFWPAPLVQLRLRDGRTVLGEVTRRETFRPEEPFYATLEGPLAGEVRAQVVAAGGVTDRELLRTGNFELTNTHFQWVSDVLIERQVEPPWALLLERLSWGRFYGFPAQFLTDGKVVADTPEAIWDEFQERHGEVRERWQRRRDLEAQIGRVNDSLEDARLELRGIELRGGKDTPEWTAERRRLEVIQARADRSLAEIQPKIQAIVKQNNRHQLVLSTADGQTAQLALADIVRAVPANQLGFGGKLQVYLSRWWEFLTDDPREANSEGGVYPAIFGTVLMTLLMTLAVVPFGVLAALYLREYARGGAIVSAVRIAINNLAGVPSIVFGVFGLGFFCYIVGGFIDRGPSRPWQPGPWFGGAALLVVVTMAAVVLSWLSLRPGAQGRKLLGPSALVLWLGTAALTVVVLAQTPFFHGFFAARAAAGSPTYGKGGLIWASCTLALLTLPVVIVATEEALAAVPRSMREGSYACGAGKWQTIRRIVLPRAMPGIMTGMILAMARGAGEVAPLMLVGAAKLAPKLPLDGVAPFLHPQRSFMHLAFQVFDLGFQSPNSEAAKPMVFTTTLLLIAIIAMLNLSAIWLRGRLSRRFMTTHF